In a genomic window of Occallatibacter riparius:
- a CDS encoding VWA domain-containing protein, with translation MRRLIILGFAVFAALPAWAAHRVSVSQLEQTLAADATKHRNDFDIARQLSDLQLSERLTAHTKDRLISSYALEAHAALALELLADESAVLDPPRNELPATATPDAATQKRILAAAQAYVVETIPRLPNFFATRSTVRFDDSAQVVREGEWPIRAGFHLIGNASRTVTMRDGQEVTDSPQQAAARPEQIMGLHSFGEFGPILARTLADLARGKIQFSHWEGSPLGVAAVFHYSVPRHESHYRVHYCCLMNQEFQGGPSYRNRNLPRYHSADQNPVETSVGNPYDATPAYHGTLAIEPASGAIVRLTLDAELDPENAITRASTVVEYARVVIGDQPFICPVRSLAISSQQGPPPAGEGLPRMPVLAINETSFTQYHRLGSSARLIASAAVPDAAAAGAAVSSPQPVTDAGGTAVQKSAEVTESSTPSAAVANADPAQPASDPPARSQSTVVVERASAVSIDPASAPASSEPEISMSDPGPLPDVPAAHTAMTAEALARTVCANLIALDKKGHPVTDLKAEDIELLDVGRKQEILLSSPANGAAQSTAEGAVASRTFSNGSPDASRTSAASGHVFSAGTILLIDETHVTSDDLAWVRGQILKFMSSLPTDERVGLYTMTGAEFQPLLELTSDHSEAAGKIGALLAVAHNEPSAAAVHNSAASDADSPAAPFIALDQVARHLASIPGHKNLAWFLSERASAANARKENPAPDPRLFQALALHGQDSLNEAQVSVFPVNLAQTVTGSTADLASSSLDLAAAAGATANAAASAGPAGGSGSVSQSRPGSGITQMQSQDGLESGGVEGAIRELAEGTGGHAIPRSADLDEALIAMAREGRSAYQLRFVPQDQPDGRFHSITLRLTSRRGITLRSRTGYLSEQEPPTLKERFQATVWRPNDATGIALSAAVADASSSGNTIHLNIAASDLGMEQQTGRWMDKVDVFLIQRDDSGMRSHVDSQALVMNLKPETYQKSMSAGIPFDYPLELQPGMSSVRIVVVDNNSGRIGSVTIPSSALQPGGQAQVHTPRAKTP, from the coding sequence ATGCGCAGGCTGATCATCCTGGGATTTGCCGTTTTCGCCGCACTGCCGGCTTGGGCAGCGCATCGGGTCAGCGTCAGCCAGCTTGAGCAGACCCTCGCCGCCGACGCAACCAAACACCGCAACGATTTCGACATCGCACGCCAGCTCAGCGACCTCCAACTCTCGGAGCGACTCACCGCTCACACGAAGGACCGCTTGATTTCCAGCTACGCTCTGGAAGCGCACGCCGCCCTGGCGCTCGAATTGCTGGCCGACGAATCCGCCGTGCTGGACCCGCCGCGCAACGAACTACCCGCAACTGCGACCCCCGACGCGGCTACCCAAAAGCGAATCCTGGCGGCGGCGCAGGCATATGTCGTGGAGACAATTCCGCGGCTGCCAAACTTCTTCGCGACCCGCAGCACCGTGCGTTTCGACGATTCTGCCCAGGTAGTACGCGAAGGCGAGTGGCCCATTCGCGCCGGATTTCATCTCATCGGCAACGCCTCGCGCACCGTTACCATGCGCGACGGGCAGGAAGTAACCGATTCCCCGCAACAGGCAGCGGCCAGGCCGGAACAGATCATGGGCCTTCACTCCTTTGGAGAATTCGGTCCCATCCTGGCACGCACACTCGCCGACCTTGCCAGAGGCAAAATCCAGTTCAGTCACTGGGAAGGGTCGCCGCTGGGTGTCGCGGCGGTATTTCACTACTCCGTTCCTCGCCATGAGTCGCACTACCGCGTGCACTACTGCTGCCTGATGAACCAGGAATTTCAGGGCGGCCCCAGCTATCGCAACCGCAACCTGCCGCGCTACCACTCGGCCGACCAGAACCCGGTCGAAACCAGCGTGGGCAACCCCTACGACGCTACGCCCGCGTATCACGGGACGCTCGCCATCGAGCCCGCCAGCGGCGCGATCGTACGACTGACGCTGGATGCGGAGCTTGATCCGGAGAACGCGATCACCCGCGCCTCCACCGTGGTGGAGTACGCCCGCGTCGTGATCGGCGACCAGCCTTTTATTTGTCCGGTGCGAAGCCTCGCCATCTCTTCGCAGCAGGGTCCGCCTCCCGCAGGCGAAGGCCTGCCACGCATGCCGGTCCTCGCGATCAACGAGACCTCATTCACGCAGTACCACCGGCTCGGGTCGTCGGCGCGCCTCATCGCCTCTGCCGCTGTACCGGACGCCGCCGCGGCAGGCGCTGCTGTGAGTTCGCCGCAGCCGGTCACCGATGCAGGCGGCACAGCCGTGCAGAAATCCGCAGAGGTGACCGAGTCCTCAACGCCATCCGCTGCCGTTGCGAACGCCGATCCAGCACAGCCGGCCAGCGATCCTCCTGCCAGGAGCCAGTCCACAGTCGTGGTGGAGCGCGCCAGTGCGGTTTCGATTGATCCCGCAAGTGCGCCCGCTTCGTCTGAACCTGAGATCAGCATGTCTGACCCCGGTCCTCTGCCCGACGTACCCGCGGCCCACACGGCAATGACCGCGGAAGCGCTCGCTCGCACGGTGTGTGCCAACCTGATCGCCCTCGACAAAAAGGGCCACCCGGTCACGGATCTCAAGGCTGAAGATATTGAACTGCTGGATGTCGGAAGAAAGCAGGAAATCCTGCTGTCATCGCCGGCAAATGGGGCCGCGCAGTCCACAGCCGAAGGAGCGGTCGCCAGCCGCACGTTTTCGAACGGCAGTCCCGATGCATCGAGAACGAGCGCCGCCAGCGGACACGTCTTTTCGGCAGGCACCATTTTGCTGATCGACGAGACTCACGTCACCTCGGACGATCTTGCCTGGGTACGGGGTCAGATCCTGAAGTTTATGTCGTCGCTCCCGACGGACGAGCGCGTGGGGCTTTACACGATGACCGGGGCGGAGTTCCAGCCCCTGCTCGAATTGACCAGCGACCACTCCGAAGCGGCTGGGAAAATCGGCGCGCTCCTCGCTGTCGCGCACAATGAACCTTCCGCCGCCGCCGTGCACAATAGTGCCGCTTCTGACGCCGATTCGCCCGCCGCGCCATTCATCGCTCTCGATCAGGTCGCGCGACACCTCGCCTCCATCCCCGGGCACAAGAATCTGGCATGGTTCCTGAGCGAGCGGGCATCGGCCGCGAATGCCAGGAAGGAGAACCCGGCCCCCGACCCGCGTCTCTTCCAGGCGCTCGCCCTTCACGGCCAGGATTCCCTGAACGAGGCGCAGGTGTCCGTCTTTCCTGTGAACCTTGCCCAGACGGTTACAGGTTCGACGGCCGACTTGGCGTCTTCCAGTCTCGATCTCGCCGCCGCGGCAGGTGCCACAGCCAATGCGGCGGCCTCTGCCGGTCCAGCCGGTGGATCGGGAAGCGTAAGTCAGTCCCGCCCCGGTTCCGGAATCACCCAGATGCAGTCGCAGGATGGTCTGGAGTCGGGAGGGGTAGAAGGCGCAATCCGTGAATTGGCAGAGGGAACCGGTGGCCATGCAATTCCCCGCTCGGCTGACCTCGACGAGGCTCTTATCGCGATGGCTCGAGAGGGCCGGTCGGCCTACCAGTTGAGATTCGTCCCGCAGGACCAACCTGACGGCCGGTTCCATTCAATTACGCTCCGGCTGACCAGCCGCCGCGGCATCACGCTTCGGTCCAGAACCGGCTACCTGAGTGAGCAGGAACCGCCAACGCTGAAGGAACGGTTCCAGGCCACGGTATGGCGCCCCAATGATGCAACAGGCATCGCGCTCAGCGCCGCCGTCGCAGACGCGTCCTCCTCCGGCAACACCATCCACCTGAATATAGCCGCGTCGGACCTCGGTATGGAGCAGCAGACCGGCCGCTGGATGGATAAAGTCGACGTCTTCCTCATACAGCGCGACGACTCTGGCATGCGCAGCCATGT
- a CDS encoding thiolase family protein translates to MKEAVIVSAVRTPIGKFQGSLSGFTSPKLGAIAVREAVRRAGIDPANVEESIMGCVLQAGVGQNPARQAAIHGGLPPESAALTVNQVCGSGLRAVALCAQAVAGGDAEIMVGGGMESMSNAPYLLPQARTGYRMGNGTMVDAMVNDGLWEAYRGFHMGVGAEMIAEKYGITREEQDAFAAGSHQKAAKATTEGLFRDQIVPVEIPAAKKGEAPRIFDKDEAIRPETTVEILAKLKPAFKEGGTVTAGNAPGVSDGAAAVVVMSAEAAKAWGPRPMAAVRGQVTAGREPEWFGLAPIDAVKKLMPKVGWELDSVDLFELNEAFSVQALAVIRDLGLDPAKVNVDGGAVAMGHPIGASGAAVLVKLLYAMERLDKKRGVAALCLGGGNAVAMAVERE, encoded by the coding sequence ATGAAAGAAGCAGTGATTGTTTCCGCAGTGCGTACGCCGATTGGGAAGTTTCAGGGTTCGCTTTCCGGGTTCACGTCGCCGAAGCTGGGCGCCATTGCGGTGCGTGAAGCCGTGCGGCGCGCGGGCATCGATCCAGCGAACGTGGAAGAGAGCATCATGGGGTGCGTCCTGCAGGCGGGCGTGGGGCAGAATCCAGCACGGCAGGCGGCGATCCACGGCGGCCTTCCGCCGGAGTCGGCCGCGCTGACTGTGAACCAGGTCTGCGGATCGGGCCTGCGGGCTGTGGCGCTGTGCGCGCAGGCTGTAGCGGGCGGAGACGCCGAGATTATGGTGGGCGGTGGCATGGAATCGATGTCGAATGCGCCTTACCTTCTGCCGCAGGCGCGGACCGGGTATCGGATGGGCAACGGAACAATGGTGGACGCGATGGTGAACGATGGCCTCTGGGAGGCATATCGCGGGTTCCACATGGGCGTGGGCGCGGAGATGATCGCGGAAAAGTACGGCATCACGCGCGAAGAGCAGGACGCGTTCGCGGCGGGTTCGCACCAGAAAGCAGCCAAGGCCACGACGGAGGGGCTGTTCCGCGATCAGATTGTGCCGGTCGAAATTCCGGCAGCGAAGAAGGGTGAGGCCCCGCGAATTTTCGACAAGGACGAGGCGATCCGGCCCGAGACAACGGTGGAGATCCTGGCCAAGCTGAAGCCGGCATTCAAAGAGGGTGGAACGGTGACAGCCGGCAATGCTCCAGGAGTGAGCGACGGCGCGGCGGCCGTGGTGGTGATGAGTGCGGAGGCAGCGAAGGCATGGGGGCCGAGGCCGATGGCTGCTGTTCGCGGGCAGGTGACAGCGGGCCGAGAGCCGGAGTGGTTTGGGCTGGCGCCTATCGATGCGGTGAAGAAGCTGATGCCGAAAGTCGGCTGGGAACTCGATTCAGTGGATTTGTTTGAACTGAACGAAGCGTTCAGCGTGCAGGCACTTGCGGTGATCCGCGACTTGGGTCTCGATCCGGCAAAGGTGAACGTGGACGGAGGCGCCGTGGCCATGGGGCATCCCATCGGGGCCAGTGGCGCGGCGGTGCTGGTCAAGCTGCTTTATGCGATGGAGCGTCTGGATAAGAAGCGCGGCGTTGCAGCGCTGTGCCTGGGTGGCGGAAACGCGGTGGCGATGGCGGTTGAGCGGGAATAG
- a CDS encoding glycerol dehydrogenase: protein MLKVFCAPARYTQGPNATEQLGPEILNLGLEGPALIVAGRSAIRLLSQTWAETLAAAGIRYEVFPFSGECTAVEIMRGDEAARAIGARVVIGAGGGKVLDTARAIAADLSMPVVNCPTLASSDAPCSALSVVYTEAGAWEEYRIYRRNPDLVLVDTEVIAKSPVRLLVAGMGDALATWFEAKACAETGARNMRGGASTRSALALAELCYETLLADGVAAIEALRRQVPNEALERLVEANTLLSGLGFESSGLAAAHAIHNGLTTAAGTHSYMHGEKVAFGLVAQLMLESQAEPVINEVLAFANSVGLPTTFADIGIGGPAEETLEIIAKRATAPGETIHNEPVPVSVGAVVEAMRAADAAGRAFRGQVGARV, encoded by the coding sequence ATGCTTAAGGTGTTTTGCGCTCCCGCTCGTTATACGCAGGGTCCGAACGCGACGGAGCAACTGGGCCCCGAGATTCTAAACCTGGGGCTGGAGGGCCCGGCGCTCATCGTGGCGGGACGCAGCGCTATACGGCTGCTCTCGCAGACGTGGGCTGAGACGCTCGCCGCCGCCGGAATACGGTACGAAGTGTTTCCCTTTTCGGGCGAATGCACCGCGGTGGAGATCATGCGCGGGGATGAGGCTGCGCGTGCGATCGGTGCCCGGGTCGTGATCGGCGCAGGCGGCGGCAAGGTGCTGGATACGGCGCGGGCAATTGCCGCGGATCTCTCGATGCCGGTCGTGAATTGTCCGACGCTGGCATCGAGCGATGCGCCGTGCAGTGCGCTATCCGTCGTGTATACAGAAGCGGGAGCGTGGGAAGAGTACCGCATCTACCGGCGCAATCCCGATCTTGTGCTGGTGGATACGGAGGTTATCGCGAAGAGCCCGGTGCGGTTGCTGGTGGCTGGTATGGGAGACGCGCTGGCGACATGGTTCGAGGCGAAGGCCTGCGCGGAAACCGGAGCGAGAAACATGCGTGGCGGCGCCTCGACGCGCAGCGCACTAGCTCTGGCTGAACTTTGCTACGAGACGCTCCTGGCCGATGGAGTGGCGGCGATTGAGGCGCTGCGCCGCCAAGTACCGAATGAGGCTCTGGAACGCCTCGTTGAGGCGAATACGCTGCTTTCCGGATTGGGCTTCGAGTCGTCCGGACTGGCCGCCGCGCACGCCATTCACAACGGACTCACGACGGCGGCTGGAACGCACAGCTACATGCACGGGGAGAAGGTTGCGTTTGGCCTGGTCGCGCAATTGATGCTCGAATCGCAAGCTGAGCCCGTCATTAACGAAGTGCTGGCGTTCGCAAACAGCGTGGGCCTGCCGACCACATTTGCCGACATCGGCATTGGCGGCCCGGCTGAGGAGACTCTCGAAATCATCGCGAAGCGGGCCACCGCGCCAGGCGAGACTATTCACAACGAGCCGGTGCCGGTGTCCGTGGGGGCGGTAGTTGAGGCGATGCGCGCAGCCGATGCGGCCGGAAGGGCATTTCGCGGGCAGGTGGGAGCGCGTGTCTGA
- a CDS encoding efflux RND transporter periplasmic adaptor subunit, protein MAIWIAVAVVVLAGAAFAVSRLKPAAPTVDASAVWPDTVKRGNMIRQVRGSTGTLTPREDSIELIPALTEATVVRIRVLPGTIVKPGTVLMDLAAPEVQQKLLDAQLQVKAAEADYRALQATLHSTLMDKKMAAAQVNADYTTDQLQAKTDEQLFHLGEISGIAYQKSKNTADQLEAQHKLSLQQLDMNEKNIEVQLSSAQAKIDQAKALLALYNKQNDALQVKATIEGEVDPLQVPVQVGMHVTAGQSVAEVVQLGKLKAALQIAETQARDITIGLPASIDTHNGVVPGHVTRIDPAVLNGTRTVDVVLDGALPAGAVKGLSVDGTIDLEHLNNVLYVGRPALGNENSTLSLFKEDPDHKGATRVQVKVGRQSVQYIQVLDGLKEGDTVILSDMSRYDNVDRIRLE, encoded by the coding sequence ATGGCGATCTGGATCGCTGTAGCGGTTGTCGTATTGGCCGGTGCGGCGTTTGCAGTTTCCCGGCTGAAGCCGGCGGCCCCCACAGTGGACGCATCGGCTGTCTGGCCCGACACGGTAAAGCGCGGCAACATGATTCGGCAGGTACGCGGCTCGACGGGCACCCTCACCCCCCGGGAAGATTCGATTGAACTGATTCCGGCGCTCACAGAAGCCACGGTCGTCCGGATTCGCGTGCTTCCCGGCACTATCGTGAAGCCCGGCACGGTGCTGATGGACCTCGCGGCTCCCGAGGTGCAGCAGAAGCTGCTGGACGCCCAGTTGCAGGTGAAAGCGGCCGAGGCGGATTACAGGGCGCTGCAGGCCACCCTCCACAGCACGCTGATGGACAAGAAGATGGCGGCGGCGCAGGTGAATGCGGATTACACCACCGACCAGTTGCAGGCCAAGACCGATGAGCAGCTCTTCCATCTCGGCGAGATCTCAGGCATCGCCTATCAGAAGTCGAAGAACACGGCCGACCAGCTTGAGGCGCAGCACAAGCTTAGCCTGCAGCAACTCGACATGAACGAGAAGAACATCGAGGTTCAACTGTCGTCTGCGCAGGCAAAGATTGACCAGGCCAAGGCGCTGCTCGCGCTTTATAACAAGCAGAATGACGCGCTGCAGGTGAAGGCGACCATCGAGGGCGAGGTGGATCCGCTGCAGGTGCCGGTGCAGGTGGGCATGCACGTGACCGCGGGCCAGTCGGTTGCAGAAGTTGTGCAGCTTGGCAAGCTCAAGGCTGCGTTGCAGATCGCCGAGACGCAGGCCCGCGACATCACCATCGGTCTGCCGGCCTCCATTGACACGCACAACGGCGTTGTTCCGGGCCACGTGACCCGTATCGATCCCGCCGTATTGAACGGAACGCGCACTGTTGACGTAGTACTCGATGGCGCGTTGCCGGCAGGGGCCGTGAAGGGCCTCAGCGTCGACGGCACGATCGACCTGGAGCACCTGAACAATGTGCTGTATGTGGGCCGGCCGGCGCTGGGCAACGAGAACTCCACGCTGAGCCTGTTCAAGGAAGATCCCGATCACAAGGGCGCTACCCGTGTGCAGGTGAAGGTAGGACGCCAATCGGTGCAATACATCCAGGTGCTTGATGGATTGAAGGAAGGCGACACGGTGATCTTGTCCGACATGTCGCGCTACGACAACGTGGATCGCATACGGCTGGAATAG
- a CDS encoding ABC transporter ATP-binding protein translates to MANDKLIEIEELTKVFYTDEVETHALSGIHLTISRGEYVAMSGPSGCGKSTLLSILGLLDTPTGGRYLLNNKPVENLSFSERSRIRNQEIGFIFQSFNLIGDLTVEENVELPLTYRAGMPSAERKKRVKEALERVNMAHRMRHYPAQLSGGQQQRVAVARALAGSPSILLADEPTGNLDSKNGEAVMHLLADLHREGSTICMVTHDPRFAKHAEREVHLFDGKVVSEDELRKLTAEVEA, encoded by the coding sequence ATGGCAAACGACAAGCTGATTGAGATCGAGGAACTCACCAAGGTCTTCTACACCGACGAAGTTGAGACGCACGCGCTCTCGGGGATTCATCTCACCATTTCGCGCGGCGAGTACGTGGCCATGTCGGGCCCGTCCGGCTGCGGCAAGTCGACGCTGCTGTCGATCCTTGGGTTGCTGGACACGCCGACCGGCGGCCGCTATCTGCTGAATAACAAGCCGGTGGAGAACCTCAGCTTCAGCGAGCGTTCGCGCATCCGCAACCAGGAGATCGGCTTCATCTTCCAGAGCTTTAACCTGATCGGCGATCTCACGGTGGAAGAGAACGTGGAGCTTCCGTTGACCTATCGCGCCGGCATGCCTTCTGCTGAGCGCAAGAAGCGTGTTAAGGAAGCGCTGGAGCGCGTGAACATGGCGCACCGCATGCGGCACTATCCCGCGCAGCTCTCTGGCGGTCAGCAGCAGCGTGTAGCAGTGGCGCGCGCCCTGGCTGGTTCCCCTTCTATCCTGCTGGCGGACGAGCCTACCGGAAACCTGGACTCGAAGAACGGCGAAGCGGTGATGCACCTGCTTGCCGATCTGCACCGCGAAGGCTCTACCATCTGCATGGTGACGCACGATCCGCGCTTTGCCAAGCACGCTGAGCGCGAAGTCCACCTCTTCGACGGCAAGGTAGTTTCCGAGGACGAACTGCGCAAGCTCACCGCCGAAGTGGAAGCGTAA
- a CDS encoding ABC transporter permease, translating into MNQLFQDLRYTMRQLRKSPGFTLTSVITLALGIGATTAIFTLVHAVLLKSLPVTKPDELWRIGKKVHCCNWGGYTQWEEFSLFNNELYHRFKDNTPAFAELAAFQGGNASLGVRRAGSTQPAETRNGQFVSGNFFSTFGVGAWAGRLLNPSDDREGAPPVAVLSYHAWQEKFGADPSVVGSVFLFNNNPFTIVGVAAPGFFGADLRGWAMPEIWMPLSAEPLIDSKPPRLTEPRANWLDIIGRVKPGTDPKALEAQLRTELRQWQMSHYSDLTMQDKEYLPKQQMFLTPGGAGVTDMREQYEDALRVLLIAAACVLLIACANLANLLLARGLRRRQQTSLRIALGASRGTLVRKALVESLTLGVVGGGLGLLVAYMGTSLVLKLAFTGPNFWVPIDATPSVPVLLFALGISLLTGVLFGIAPAWTTSHAEPVEALRGANRSTEHSTRWSQKALVVAQASISLVLISSAVMLAQSLRNLKNQNFGFDVEGRYMISLDVHQAGYKPEQLELIYRRIFDRILQIPGVQGVAGATYAPMSGDSWNDGIRIQGKPEPHSGDDDGATFTRVTPEFFSTLNNRIVMGRAIDEHDTKDAPLVAVVNEAFAKKFLKGENPIGKRFGENEMIHAGDYQIVGVAADMRYLNYGFKDPDRPMYFLPTAQHTPYTKPNEIEGEKSGHYLENLILWAPGKPEGLEMQVRKALSEIDPNIPLLDFASYHETLARDFGQQDMIAKLTLIFGVLALGLAAIGLYGVMSYSVEQRTSEIGIRMALGANRGTVLGMVLRSAFLQVAIGLAIGIPTAILAGRAITDQLYAVKPYDPVILSLAVIVLGAAALIAAAIPARRAVNVNPTEALRAE; encoded by the coding sequence ATGAACCAACTATTCCAGGACCTTCGCTACACTATGCGCCAGTTGCGCAAGTCGCCGGGGTTTACTCTCACGTCGGTCATCACGCTGGCGCTAGGTATCGGAGCAACGACGGCGATCTTCACGCTGGTGCATGCAGTTCTGCTGAAGTCGCTGCCCGTTACCAAGCCCGACGAACTCTGGCGGATCGGCAAGAAGGTTCATTGCTGCAACTGGGGCGGCTATACGCAGTGGGAAGAGTTCTCGCTGTTCAACAACGAGCTCTATCACCGGTTCAAAGACAACACACCGGCGTTCGCAGAGCTTGCCGCCTTCCAGGGCGGCAACGCGAGCCTTGGAGTGCGGCGGGCAGGCTCTACGCAACCGGCGGAAACGCGCAACGGGCAGTTTGTATCCGGCAATTTCTTTTCTACCTTCGGCGTGGGTGCCTGGGCCGGCCGGCTTCTGAATCCCTCTGACGACCGGGAGGGTGCTCCGCCGGTAGCCGTACTCAGCTACCACGCATGGCAGGAGAAGTTCGGAGCCGATCCATCCGTGGTGGGCTCGGTGTTCCTGTTCAACAACAACCCATTCACCATTGTGGGTGTCGCCGCTCCCGGATTTTTCGGGGCAGATCTGCGCGGTTGGGCGATGCCTGAGATTTGGATGCCGCTATCGGCGGAGCCGCTGATCGACAGCAAACCGCCGCGACTGACCGAGCCGCGAGCGAACTGGCTGGACATCATCGGGCGCGTCAAGCCGGGGACGGATCCAAAAGCGCTGGAAGCGCAGTTGAGGACCGAGTTGCGCCAGTGGCAGATGAGCCACTACTCCGATCTGACTATGCAGGATAAGGAGTATCTGCCCAAGCAGCAGATGTTCCTGACGCCCGGCGGCGCGGGCGTTACCGATATGCGCGAGCAGTACGAAGACGCGTTGCGCGTGCTTCTCATCGCTGCTGCCTGTGTGCTGCTGATTGCGTGCGCGAATCTCGCCAATCTTCTGTTGGCTCGCGGCCTGAGAAGGCGGCAGCAGACTTCGCTACGAATTGCGTTGGGCGCCTCTCGCGGCACGCTGGTACGCAAAGCGCTGGTGGAGAGCCTCACACTGGGGGTTGTGGGCGGTGGGCTCGGGCTATTGGTTGCCTATATGGGGACCTCGCTCGTGCTCAAGCTTGCCTTTACCGGGCCCAACTTCTGGGTTCCCATCGATGCTACGCCTTCCGTTCCGGTGCTCCTGTTTGCGCTTGGTATTTCCCTGCTGACCGGCGTTCTGTTCGGAATCGCGCCGGCGTGGACTACGTCGCATGCTGAGCCGGTGGAGGCTTTGCGCGGCGCGAATCGCTCTACGGAGCACAGCACGCGGTGGTCGCAGAAGGCGCTCGTGGTCGCGCAGGCATCGATTTCCCTCGTGCTCATCAGCTCCGCGGTCATGCTGGCGCAGAGCCTGCGTAACCTGAAGAACCAGAATTTCGGCTTTGATGTTGAGGGCCGATACATGATCTCGCTCGACGTTCACCAGGCTGGTTACAAGCCGGAACAACTCGAATTGATTTACCGGCGGATATTCGACCGCATCCTGCAGATCCCTGGAGTGCAGGGCGTCGCCGGCGCTACTTATGCTCCGATGAGCGGCGATAGCTGGAACGATGGAATTCGCATTCAGGGCAAGCCTGAGCCGCACTCGGGCGATGACGATGGGGCCACGTTTACCCGCGTGACGCCGGAGTTCTTTTCCACTCTGAATAATCGCATCGTGATGGGGCGCGCGATTGATGAGCACGACACTAAGGACGCGCCGCTTGTGGCCGTGGTGAACGAGGCCTTTGCGAAGAAGTTCTTGAAGGGCGAGAACCCGATCGGCAAGCGATTCGGCGAGAACGAGATGATTCACGCAGGCGATTACCAGATCGTCGGCGTTGCCGCCGATATGCGCTATCTGAACTACGGATTCAAGGATCCTGATCGGCCGATGTATTTTTTGCCGACTGCCCAGCACACCCCCTACACGAAGCCAAACGAGATCGAGGGCGAGAAGAGTGGGCACTATCTGGAAAATCTCATTCTCTGGGCGCCGGGGAAACCCGAAGGCTTGGAGATGCAGGTGCGCAAGGCGCTCTCCGAGATCGATCCGAACATCCCGCTCCTGGATTTTGCGAGCTATCACGAGACACTCGCACGTGACTTCGGACAGCAGGACATGATCGCGAAGCTGACGCTGATCTTTGGCGTGCTGGCGCTCGGACTCGCGGCGATAGGCCTGTATGGCGTCATGTCGTACTCGGTGGAACAGCGCACCAGCGAGATCGGCATTCGCATGGCGCTGGGAGCAAACCGCGGAACTGTTCTGGGTATGGTGTTGCGCAGTGCGTTCCTGCAGGTTGCCATCGGGCTCGCTATCGGAATTCCGACGGCCATACTGGCCGGCCGTGCAATCACCGATCAGCTGTACGCGGTGAAGCCCTACGACCCTGTGATTCTTTCGCTCGCCGTGATTGTGCTGGGTGCCGCCGCGCTGATTGCGGCCGCAATCCCGGCGCGGCGCGCGGTGAATGTGAACCCGACCGAAGCCCTGCGGGCCGAATAG